In one Solanum lycopersicum chromosome 11, SLM_r2.1 genomic region, the following are encoded:
- the LOC138339404 gene encoding uncharacterized protein produces MMSLSSSEKYIELSFQEAHVCDTKITFTDKDLLFGETPHNCPLYMVGHVLEKKINRILIDEGSGVNILPIHILKELGITTGELSESCLLIQGSDQGRHRSIGSIILEIHMEDLRSSAWIHMIDVKTSYNILLGKPWVHENRIVLSSYYQCLKYLEGGIERKIVADDDPFTKVETHFADAKFY; encoded by the coding sequence ATGATGTCTCTTTCATCTTCTGAAAAATATATTGAACTTTCTTTCCAAGAAGCACATGTCTGTGATACTAAAATCACATTTACAGAtaaagatcttctatttggtGAAACACCACATAATTGTCCTTTGTATATGGTGGGTCATGTGCTAGAGAAGAAGATAAATAGAATCTTaatagatgaaggatctggaGTCAACATTTTGCCTATCCACATATTGAAGGAACTTGGCATCACGACTGGGGAACTTAGTGAAAGTTGTCTGTTGATACAAGGATCTGATCAAGGCAGGCATAGGTCCATAGGCTCTATTATATTAGAGATCCACATGGAAGATTTGCGATCAAGCGCATGGATACATATGATTGACGTAAAGACATCATACAATATATTACTTGGCAAGCCTTGGGTACATGAGAATAGAATTGTCTTATCTTCTTACTATCAatgtttgaaatatcttgaaggTGGAATTGAAAGAAAGATAGTTGCAGATGATGATCCTTTCACCAAAGTGGAGACACACTTTGCGGATGCGAAATTCTATTGA